In the Hevea brasiliensis isolate MT/VB/25A 57/8 chromosome 8, ASM3005281v1, whole genome shotgun sequence genome, TCTCCTGTGCTGTTGGTTTGGTAGATTCTAATATTGCAGAATTTAAAGTTATCTTTAAAGATTTATGGTTGTCTCTTATCATTCCTTGTCTTTATAATAATGTTACTAAGATTATTGTTGAATCGGATTCTAAGACTATAAATTCATGAGCAATGAATTTGGACTCAACCCCTTGGAGAGCCTCCTCTGTTGTCAATTCCATAGTTGCCTGCTTAAATGCTCTTTCTATAGTTCTATTTACTCATTTGCTTCATGAAGCTAATTTTATGGCTGATTCTTTAGCAAAACTTGGTTATCTCTGTCTAAGGATCTTGTTGCCTTTCTTTCATTGTCTCGTTTGTTGCTTATTCTATCAAGGAAGGAGCTGCTCCATAGACAACGGCGAAATGGGCTTACTATATTTGTCCTTGTGTAGACTCAAGCTCCCCCTCCAGGCTCTATCTAGACTAATGCTGCACGCCTAGTCCAAtcaaatttttttctcttttaatatTAAGTCCAATTATCTAGACTCCAGCTCCCCCTCTTGTATTTGTGTTCTTaacctattaaaaaaaaattaagttagtaaaattaaaaagttaataccatgattaaaatttaatttattgaaaaatattcattaaaaaaagatttttaaaatttaaaaattactttttCAACGTCAATTAtttagaagagaaaaaaaaatataaaattttcatcCCTAATGTCAATTTCTAGTTCCATCATTGTCCATAGGCTAGGACCCTCTTTCTCACTATTTTAATCCATTTATATTAAACTTTTCTTGGCtattaagaaaaaattaattataatattttaggcCATATAACTTAAATCACAATTGATCTTATAGTTTAGAAATCTTTTTCTTATAGTTATAAGATTCATCACATCCTATAAGTTATACAATGGCAAGTAAGAATTATACCCTTTAGTTTTACAGCGGCCTATGTTCGATTAGCGCTCAATAGAACAATGATAGAAACAGTATTTTGACTTTCATATACATATTGATTTCATttggaataaattatttataaaaataaaaaaattcaattggattttcataaaattatatttaatttttattttttttaaataaaactttttaagttaaaaataattaaattttttattccaaatatgagaattaataaaaaaaaaatcaatgaaattgaatttttgaaaaatttcatATTCCAAACAAGTGGATTTAGACTCTGAGATATTATTTTTTGGTCTTAACAAACCAAAGTTCTCTATGTATACCCATAATAGCTTATAAATACCCATACattaaattaagaaatttgaccatgtatatataatatattagctCCCAAAACGCCATTAGTGTACAACTTGCATCTAATATATGCAACTCAAAGAAATTGACCAAACTCTAGAATTAGCACAAACCAATCTCTCTTTCTTAACGTTAGACAGACAGCTATGTATCCTTGTTTAAGAACAGCTAATAATGCTTTAAAAAATGTCATAATATACATGGACGAGGGTTTGGTACAATTAAGGCTAGCTGTTTGTCTTCATTAGTCCCATCTTAGTGGATATCATCGCCAACCTTGTGCGTATACGATGCTTAATTATGCCACAACGTTTTACATGGGTCAACTTGGTATTACAATATCTAATTAATTTGATGGCTAGCAAATTAACCGAATTATATAAATACCCTTTTCCATTTTTTTAAGGGTCAAATAATAATAAGttcattacaactttaatttagtgGTAATAGAATTATTTTCAATAACATAACTTGCCGAGTACTACAGGAAagacttgaaaaagaaatgaaagaaacctATATCAAATATATTAATGTTACTATATATATAagctacattttttttttggtataaatctcaagaattaattaattaaagtgaaTTGTGTCCTATATATGTAGGTATGTAAtggagaaaaaaattttaaaatacaattgTTGTGTATATAACAGTTGTATTATACAATTGATTATGGTAAGCTCCATGTAAATTGCATCACAATTAATGATTAGAATGTATCCATTATAAATACAATGGTTGCACTAAATAATTCTTGTAATATAGAGTTTGATGACTAGTTACTGAAAAATAGAATATGATCCAAATTGCTCAATCAAGAACTAATTGtagtaattaattaaatgtaGTCAAATCATTGTATATGCTATGGATATATTCTCATCGTTAATTATGATGAGACTAACTCTTAATGGCCATAATAAAACTGTTATACATATAACAgttatattctaaaattttcctcATATATGAGGTTTAGAAAGCAGTGGTTGTGCTTAAGCTGTGCGGGTGATGAAGCAGTGAATGATTGCAGATAGAGATTGTGATCAGGTTGATTGAGTAGGCTAGTAACTAACCAAAAAGAGAGGTGGACCAAGCCAAGAAAAGAACATAAATAGCTAAATAGGACCTTTTTTGAAAGCAATTTGTTATTTTAAGAGAAAAGAGACAAAAGGGGGATTCATATGGGAAATGCAGAATGAAGATACTTACCGGCTTTCCTTGTGCTTTTATTCTATTCTTGTCACCAaaacatgtgtgtgtgtgtgtgtgtgtgagagagagagagagagagagagagagaattcttGTAATTGAAACAATGACCTAAGCCACAGGCTTTGTTGCTTGTGTTAGTAGTGATCAACACGACCCAaaactctctctccctctctctttcaaGTGTGCAATGAGAGATTATCTTTTACATTCGGTGgtgtaaatataattttaaaaacattCATACAGAAGATTAAGGCATTGAATACATTGAATAATTTCAATTCGTGCAACACATTCTCTCTcacacaaaaagaagaagaaaaaaaaaccatAACGAGAGAAAAAGATCCCCATCATGAACTTTTCATGAATTAGAGAGAGTCTTCTTGGGAAACACAAGTAACTGGAGGCAGTTTTTACAAAGAAATCATCAAACTCCATCATACATGTGTAAAATTAATTTGATCAAGATATAAAAGTGGAAAGAATAAAAGAATCTTAATtgtaattctttgaattttacaaaaagaatttggaaacaaattataaaatcagtgtttgatatcaataaaataaaaagaaaaaagcaaaaaaaaaaaaaaccttcattAGTATTGACAATCCACTAAAGCAGGGCCAGAGAAGACAAGAGATGGTTTCTGTTGCTGTTctggttgttgttgttgttgttgctgCTGTTGCTTTTGTTCCTTGGAAGCAAAGGAGAGTATTTCATTTTCTGGGGCTGGAAGATTGAGATCCAAATCCAAGGAAAGTAGGTTTCTTGCTTTCTTGGGTTCCTCTGATTCTTTAGCCATTGGTGCTAATGACAAGGTTGTGCGAGTATTAGCCCCTATTGGTGTCCGATGCCGCCTCATATGGCCGCCCAAGGCTTGGCCGGATGTGAACTCAGCCCCACAAACGGAACACTCATGAATCTTGGTTTTGTTTTGATTGCTGCTGCTATACATACctctattgttattattattactcaattgaagagaaagagaagaaacaTCCCTGAAGTGTCCATCTTCTTCATCAGAAGATATAGCAAACTGCTTCTTTTCATCGTTCTTAGGCTTCTTGTGACTTGCCCTATGCCCACCCAATGCTTGAAAAGATGGGAATGCTCGGTTACAAGTCTTGCACTCATAAACATAGTATCCGACCTTGCCAGAACCCGGAGAGCCAGTTTCCAAGAATTTTCTACTATTGAATTTGTTGTTGGTGGTGGTGGCAGCAATAGCAGTGACGGCCGGGTTGTAAACTCCGGCAGCATAATTATCGTCTTGCTTTGGTGACGAATCTTTGAAAGTATTATTGATATGGCCTTGAGCAAGGAGAATAAGGCAATTAGCCATGTCTTCTTCCTCTTGGGTGCTATCTTGGAATTCTTGAGAAGTCGTTGGTGACACGTTTGCACAAATCTTTCCATTAACACAAACATCTCCATCTCCATCACCATCAACACCACCACCATCTCCGCTCAAGGAATTAGAGGTTAGATTAGCAAAAGGGATTGGCGATTGAACCCTTTGTCGTTTGGTTCGCTTGCCCTTAACGATGTTGTTGCTGGTGACTTCCTCTTGAGCTTCCATTGTTCCTACACCACCTGAAaattagagagagaaagagagagaagaggtagGGTGTAGGAGGAAGCAAGAGGGTTAGGAATTGGTGTTGTTTatacatataaaaaatataaatatagtgAATGAATAAGGCTCTATGTAAAAAAGGATAGGGCTGGCTGCGAGAGAGAGATAGGTTTTATTTGGGTGACAGTTTTATGGAGTCAAAAGGACACCCAAAGGAACAGTAATTAGTGTGGAGGAGTCTTGGCTTAACATATAATCTAATAGTAGAAGTTATATATAGTAAGGGTTAAAATTTAACTATAGTTGTAAAATGAGgagaaaaattaaaagagatcAAATAGAAACAAAACCCAAAAACAAACAAATGTAACTGAAAATATGATAATTTTAGAGACAAAGGGGAGTGTGAAAATGGTTGGGAGAGAGATGGAGAAGAGTTTGTTAATTTCACGTCCGTTTCACACTCTCTTTCTCACGCTTTGCCAACTCACTTAAaccatataaaaattaaaaactaaataaataaataaataaataaaataccaacaAATTAACCCAACCCCAATTCCCCACCATTGCTTAGTTCCACCTTATTAGCGTGCTTTGTTTACCACTTTAGTCTCATAATAGATTCTATTtacataaaatttcaaatttgtgTTCTCTTGGATCCtcaattcaaaaaaataataatatcaataaattttaacgcagtaatatttaaaatattaaaattatttaaagaacagtgaaattataaattcgagtcataatcaaaatcaattatataaaaaaatatatatatttatgctcTTATAGTATATTGCTAAATTAGCATATTCACCACAAATGAGATCTTGTGTagctaattaattaactaatttccTAAACAAAAAAAGTTAGTTATCACACTATAAAGAATACATGtgtctaattaattttattggTGCAAAgtataaattgataaaattatatggcagtatttctcaaaatttttatattgcatatactTGGATTAATTGAAGGTTTAAGTAAAAGGAGatagtaattaaaaaaaagaatagCTTACATCTCAAAAAGTGTTTAGAATTttaggaaaatttaattattagatatattcagagtattaaattttaatatttttatatttacataaatTTTAGTGTTAAAGAGTGAATGTCGTATTTTTGTGAGTGAAACAATACATGTTTTCTGTGTATTGTATAATTTGCTGAATTTTAATTACGcagttattttaaattttttccttgaagtataaattttttggttatgtaatttaattttgattgaaatttaaatttgaaatattaGTTGgtgtaaatttttattatttcaatgAACAACTTGACAAaaacaatataattaaaaaaaaagtagcCCACAGAACATGAGAGGCATGTTTCCAAGCAGCAGTAGTGGGAGTGAGTGATAAACCAGGAAGAGAAAAGGTGCAGTGAATGAATGAAGGTGCGTGGAAGAGTGAGTGGTGGCAGAGTAGTGTAGCAGTTAACTCTCACACACGTCTTGCTAAAGATAAGGTAAATATTTATATacaaagaagagaagaagaagaagaaaaagtgtaGGAGAGAAATTCTGAATGAGAAAGCAAAGCAAAGAAAGACCATTACTTCGCCTCAACGATTCTCTAAATATTAGCTAGCTAGATGGTATATGATTGGCGTGCAAGCCTGTAACCACACGGAATCTGCGctgctcctctctctctctctctctctctctctctctttgctaTACTTCACTTTCCATGTTTGCATGACCTCCCATTTCATGGTTTTCTTGCGGCCTTCTCGCTACTCTACCCATGTATATATTCTCCCCCATTACTTGTTGCCTATCTTCACATTTACTACTCCCCCATTTTCACTCATTTAGTTGTAGTATGTATTGTGAATTCTCTTACTTGAAGAATGCGAATGACTATCAGTAAAATTTATGTGTTAAATTTGGGGTTAATcgtttaaattaatttagcttgaTTTTCACTtatgttttttttattattattttttttttatggatgTGGGCTCTAAATTTATAGGTTTACTAATCACTTCACTGCTTGCAATTGTTCATTCACTATGAATTAGGAGTGAacattcggtttaaaccgaaccgaactgaatcaAATCATAaaactaaattatatattttagaaactgAACCGAATCGAAATGGATGACAAATCAAATCGAATAAAACCGTTCTATTTCGGTTTTGTGCGATTCAAAtcgatcaattttattttttattaattttttaatttaaacttgatttttaaattattttgccTGATTTTGACCTTAGTTTAAACCTAAAAactattaatcaataaaattaaataatttatata is a window encoding:
- the LOC110671945 gene encoding zinc finger protein ZAT5-like; this translates as MEAQEEVTSNNIVKGKRTKRQRVQSPIPFANLTSNSLSGDGGGVDGDGDGDVCVNGKICANVSPTTSQEFQDSTQEEEDMANCLILLAQGHINNTFKDSSPKQDDNYAAGVYNPAVTAIAATTTNNKFNSRKFLETGSPGSGKVGYYVYECKTCNRAFPSFQALGGHRASHKKPKNDEKKQFAISSDEEDGHFRDVSSLSLQLSNNNNNRGMYSSSNQNKTKIHECSVCGAEFTSGQALGGHMRRHRTPIGANTRTTLSLAPMAKESEEPKKARNLLSLDLDLNLPAPENEILSFASKEQKQQQQQQQQQPEQQQKPSLVFSGPALVDCQY